CCCTCGTCGAGCATCTGGTAGGCTTGCGCGACAATATCAACGGCAAGGCCGCTCTGATGTTCGCTGGTTCCCGGAGGCGCCACGGATTTTTTTGCCTGTGCATACGCGGCCGCCTCCGTTACGCCCGGCCGCTTACATGCCTGCAGCTGTTGTGTAAAGAGGTTTGTCTGCTTTTGATGGCTTCGGTATGCTGAGCACACGACAAACCGCAGTCCCTGCGCGCTTCCGTCCCTTAGCATCTGATTGAGCGCATCATAGATGCGCGCGTCCACCTCCAGCCCATTGGTTAGCGCTTTGCGCTGGATGGATAAATCTCCTGAAAGCGGGTGGGATTCATTGACCAGACACAGATTCCAGGCGTTTTTATCCTTCTGCGGCCCGCTGGAGGTAGCCGCGTTATCCTGCCCCGGCGTGGACACATCAATCGATTGCGAAGGAATCCCGCCGGATGCGGCCTGCCTCGCCTGGCGATCCGCGCTGCCCGCGTTTGGCGCATCCTCTGCAGAAAGCGCCTGCTGCATACAGACGAGGCATATGACGGCGATGCACGTCAGCACGCAGCAAAGGACAAAACTGCCCGAGAGGCGCCGCGCGCGCCGGCGGTTTGGGTATGGTGCACGTTTTTGATACGACATAGGTGATCGTTCTCCCTCAATGATTGCTAATAGCACGCAGCCGCGCTGCATATCTCAAGGATAGGACGCGGCTGCATCACATTCAGATCACCTTTGTATCGTAGCGGTAAATTCTATCCGACAAACAATCCGTCTTCAATGGTGAGGACGCGGTCACACTGCTGGGCCACCATCGGATCATGCGTCACGATGATCACTGTCTTGCCCTCGTCGGCCAGATCGCGAAACACCTGCATGATCCCTTGGCGCGTCTTGGTATCCAGCGCGCCCGTCGGCTCATCCGCAAGCACCAGCTTGGGGTCGTTCACCAGCGCCCGCGCGATTGCTACCCGCTGCTTCTCCCCGCCTGAAAGCTCCGTGCAGGGCTTGTTTGCCAGCTGCGCAATCCCCAGTTTCTTCATCGTTTTGCGCGCCCGCCCCGCGATGCTCCCCGCGCGTACCTTACCGAAGATCAGCGGAATCTCCACGTTGTCGATCGCCCTGCGCTCCAGCAATAACCCGAACTGCTGCAGCACAAAGCCGATCTCTTTGTTGCGGATGCGCGCCATGTGCCGGCTGTTGTCCACCGCCACCTGTTCGCCGTTTAAGTAATACTCCCCGCGCGTGGGCGTGTCCAGGCAGCCGATGATGTGCAGCAGCGAGGACTTACCGCTGCCCGAGATCCCCTGGATGCCCAGCATCTCCCCCTCCTCCACCACCAGATCGATCCCGCGCAGCGCGTGCACCGGGTGGTCCGACGTGGGGTTGTATACTTTTTCAATGCCGCAGAGACGCACTTTTTCCGTGGCCATGTTATTCCCACCTTCCAATGATATTGACGGGCTTCTCGCGCCTGGTGCGCAGGATAAAGCCCAGCGACGAGATCACAAACACCAGCGCCAGCATCACCACCACCGCCAGCACTGTCCAGCCGTTGAGCAGGAATGGTTGCAGTGGATCTAATTCATATTTAATGAATTGATAAATTATAGCTATAGCACCAGGAAGAAGTACTAGGAATAAATTGCGTACCGTATCAATCCAAACGCACTGTCGCCAATCTGCACCGCATATGAAGTACACCCCAAAATCCTTTTCATTGCTTTGACGCACTAAACCGTTATTACCACCGATTCCTGTCAGTGATATTACGAACATAATAACAAACATTACTAAGTCTAATTTTACGAGTTCAAACGTATCCTTCCACGCTTGTTTCATTAGTTCAGATAATTCCTGCGCCTCCATACCTTGACTGTTCGCCCAAGTTTTAAAC
Above is a window of Maliibacterium massiliense DNA encoding:
- a CDS encoding ABC transporter ATP-binding protein, which translates into the protein MATEKVRLCGIEKVYNPTSDHPVHALRGIDLVVEEGEMLGIQGISGSGKSSLLHIIGCLDTPTRGEYYLNGEQVAVDNSRHMARIRNKEIGFVLQQFGLLLERRAIDNVEIPLIFGKVRAGSIAGRARKTMKKLGIAQLANKPCTELSGGEKQRVAIARALVNDPKLVLADEPTGALDTKTRQGIMQVFRDLADEGKTVIIVTHDPMVAQQCDRVLTIEDGLFVG
- a CDS encoding M15 family metallopeptidase; translation: MQRGCVLLAIIEGERSPMSYQKRAPYPNRRRARRLSGSFVLCCVLTCIAVICLVCMQQALSAEDAPNAGSADRQARQAASGGIPSQSIDVSTPGQDNAATSSGPQKDKNAWNLCLVNESHPLSGDLSIQRKALTNGLEVDARIYDALNQMLRDGSAQGLRFVVCSAYRSHQKQTNLFTQQLQACKRPGVTEAAAYAQAKKSVAPPGTSEHQSGLAVDIVAQAYQMLDEGQAETPEFKWLQANCYKYGFVLRYPPEKSSITGIIYEPWHFRYVGKDHAQQIMQQGLTLEEYLGEA